In Elaeis guineensis isolate ETL-2024a chromosome 1, EG11, whole genome shotgun sequence, a genomic segment contains:
- the LOC140855700 gene encoding receptor kinase-like protein Xa21: MQEFSVAQNELQGSIPSDIGVTLPSLQFLILSGNQFDGPIPTTLANASRLEVICIPDNHFSGRVPSELGRLRGLHLLNVEKNHLEARDAKGWEFLDSLTNCSRLTVLSLYDNMLGGMLPNSVVNLSSQLQVLNLGKNHRISGRIPRGIENLANLDWFTFDDNLFTGAIPESIGKLVRLERLGLSSNRFTGQIPVSLGNLTLLTELYLEQNNLQGPISPSLGKLQHLSILDLSTNRLTGTIPKEILSIPALSLYLNLSDNSLDGSLPLEVGRLKNLHTLDISRNMLSGNIPSTLGDCQILEYLHLGNNFFQGTIPQYLSNARGLQELDLSHNNLTGPIPTFLEDLKQLQMLNLSFNHLEGEVPVKGVFENATQVSIKGNSRLCGGVPELHLPACPGKSYKKRKWPLLLKIVIPIAGAILCMILLLSFLILRRKRKSKNNAPIVHPLEDQFPKVSHSDLIRATDGFSSTNLIGRGGYGSVYKGILSPHQTIVAVKVFNLQNHGASKSFLAECEVLRSARHRNLVKVMTCCSMVDFRGHDFKALVFEFILNGSLQKWLHPELDGHHHTESLSLLQRLNIAMDVADAVDYLHNNCQPSIVHCDLKPSNILIDNEMIAHVGDFGLARFMSKATAISLADKSSSIRIKGTLGYIAPEYGASGQVSTSGDVYSYGILLFEMLTGKSPVDDMFKDGLSLRKFVEMAFPERVMAIVDPPMSLAEDESKTRECLISMARIGLSCSNGSVRERLNISDVATTMHAIRDAYLGTRVH, translated from the exons ATGCAAGAGTTCAGTGTGGCTCAAAATGAGCTGCAAGGAAGCATTCCATCTGATATAGGCGTCACGCTTCCTAGTCTTCAATTCCTCATATTGTCTGGCAACCAGTTTGATGGACCCATTCCAACTACACTGGCAAATGCCTCGAGACTTGAAGTCATCTGCATTCCAGATAATCATTTTAGTGGGAGGGTGCCATCTGAGCTGGGAAGGCTACGTGGCCTTCACCTTCTTAATGTAGAAAAGAATCATCTGGAAGCAAGAGATGCCAAGGGGTGGGAATTTCTCGACTCTCTCACAAACTGCAGCCGGTTAACGGTGTTGTCACTCTACGACAATATGCTAGGAGGCATGTTGCCCAACTCAGTAGTCAACCTCTCTTCACAGCTCCAAGTATTGAATCTAGGAAAAAACCACCGTATATCAGGGAGAATCCCTCGTGGAATTGAAAACCTAGCCAACCTCGACTGGTTCACTTTCGATGATAACCTTTTCACTGGTGCTATTCCAGAAAGCATCGGTAAGCTTGTGAGGTTAGAGAGGCTTGGCTTGTCTTCTAATAGGTTTACAGGACAGATTCCTGTCTCCCTAGGCAATCTCACACTACTGACTGAACTCTATTTGGAGCAGAATAACCTGCAAGGCCCCATTTCTCCAAGTCTTGGAAAGCTGCAACACCTATCAATCTTGGACCTTTCTACCAATCGTCTTACTGGAACCATACCCAAAGAGATTTTAAGCATTCCCGCCTTGTCCCTTTATCTAAATTTATCTGACAATTCATTGGATGGATCTCTTCCTCTAGAGGTCGGGAGATTAAAGAATCTACACACTTTAGATATTTCTAGAAACATGCTATCTGGTAATATTCCTAGCACACTTGGTGACTGTCAGATCTTGGAATACTTGCATCTGGGTAACAACTTTTTCCAAGGGACAATTCCCCAATACTTGAGCAACGCGAGAGGCCTTCAAGAACTAGATCTCTCACATAACAATTTAACAGGGCCTATTCCAACATTTTTAGAGGACTTGAAACAATTGCAAATGTTGAATTTGTCTTTCAATCATCTTGAAGGTGAAGTGCCAGTAAAAGGGGTCTTTGAAAATGCTACTCAAGTTTCCATCAAAGGAAATAGTCGACTCTGTGGGGGTGTTCCAGAATTACACCTGCCCGCATGCCCAGGAAAGTCATACAAAAAGAGAAAGTGGCCTCTGCTACTGAAAATAGTGATTCCAATAGCCGGTGCAATCTTGTGTATGATCCTTCTATTATCCTTTTTGATCCTTCGACGGAAACGGAAGTCGAAAAATAATGCTCCAATTGTACATCCATTGGAAGACCAATTCCCCAAAGTTTCTCATAGTGATCTGATTAGAGCAACTGATGGATTCTCTTCCACCAATCTCATTGGCAGAGGAGGGTATGGTTCTGTCTATAAAGGCATCTTGAGTCCTCACCAAACTATTGTTGCTGTGAAGGTTTTCAACCTTCAAAATCATGGAGCTTCGAAGAGCTTTCTAGCTGAATGTGAGGTGCTGAGGAGTGCTCGACATCGAAATCTTGTCAAGGTCATGACTTGCTGCTCAATGGTTGATTTCAGAGGCCATGATTTCAAAGCTCTGGTTTTTGAGTTCATTCTTAATGGAAGTCTACAGAAATGGTTACATCCAGAGTTAGATGGGCATCATCATACGGAAAGCCTAAGCCTGCTTCAAAGGTTAAACATAGCAATGGATGTGGCTGATGCAGTAGACTACCTTCATAATAATTGTCAGCCATCCATTGTTCATTGTGATCTAAAGCCTAGTAATATATTGATTGATAATGAGATGATTGCTCATGTGGGAGACTTTGGTCTGGCAAGGTTCATGTCTAAAGCTACAGCAATCTCCTTGGCAGACAAGAGTAGCTCAATCCGGATAAAAGGAACCCTTGGATATATTGCTCCAG AATATGGCGCAAGTGGTCAGGTATCTACTTCTGGTGATGTTTATAGTTATGGAATCCTTCTTTTCGAGATGCTTACTGGAAAGAGTCCTGTCGATGATATGTTTAAAGATGGCCTAAGCCTTCGAAAGTTTGTAGAGATGGCTTTTCCTGAAAGAGTTATGGCAATTGTGGATCCGCCAATGTCACTTGCAGAGGATGAGAGTAAAACTCGTGAATGCTTAATATCCATGGCAAGAATTGGTCTTTCTTGCTCAAATGGGTCAGTGAGAGAAAGATTGAATATAAGTGATGTTGCCACAACCATGCATGCAATTAGGGATGCCTACCTTGGGActcgagttcattag